The following are encoded together in the Phaseolus vulgaris cultivar G19833 chromosome 9, P. vulgaris v2.0, whole genome shotgun sequence genome:
- the LOC137821610 gene encoding manganese-dependent ADP-ribose/CDP-alcohol diphosphatase-like isoform X1, with translation MVDSTGCFFLNGLLGHVEIDAMFSSNGLATTQPLFSFGLIADVQYADIPDGRSFLGVPRYYRHSILVLQRAVNEWNTHQKHMFVINLGDIVDGFCPKDQSLGTVQKVVDEFEMFRGGPVYHMIGNHCLYNLPRSKLLPLLKIQTLDGRAYYDFSPVPEYRFVVLDGYDISAIGWPQDHPKTLEAMKILREKNPNENKNSPDNLEGPERRFVMFNGGLGKEQMEWLDGVLLDATKLKQKVIVCCHLPLDPGAANMDTLLWNYDEVMNLMHRYNCVKACLAGHDHIGGYSIDSHGIHHRVFEAALECPPGTNAFGYIDVYDDRISLIGTDRMESTDMHFSPPS, from the coding sequence GGGCACGTAGAGATAGACGCCATGTTTTCTTCTAATGGACTAGCTACTACGCAACCGCTTTTTTCTTTTGGATTGATTGCGGATGTCCAATATGCTGATATTCCTGATGGTCGCTCATTCCTTGGTGTTCCACGGTATTATAGGCACAGTATTCTTGTGTTGCAGAGAGCAGTTAATGAATGGAATACTCATCAGAAGCATATGTTTGTGATTAATCTTGGAGATATTGTTGATGGGTTTTGTCCCAAAGATCAATCTCTTGGTACTGTACAGAAAGTTGTGGACGAATTTGAGATGTTCAGGGGGGGACCTGTGTATCATATGATTGGCAATCACTGCCTATACAATCTCCCTCGCAGCAAGTTACTTCCATTATTGAAGATCCAAACTCTTGATGGCCGTGCATACTATGATTTCTCACCAGTGCCTGAATATAGATTTGTAGTTCTGGATGGCTATGACATCAGTGCCATTggttggccacaagatcatccAAAAACTTTGGAGGCCATGAAAATCCTCAGGGAGAAGAATCCAAATGAAAATAAGAACAGTCCCGATAATTTGGAGGGGCCTGAAAGAAGGTTTGTTATGTTTAATGGAGGTCTTGGAAAGGAACAGATGGAGTGGTTAGATGGTGTTCTCCTGGATGCGACAAAATTGAAACAGAAGGTGATTGTCTGTTGCCATTTGCCTCTAGATCCTGGTGCGGCAAATATGGATACACTGTTGTGGAATTATGATGAAGTAATGAATTTGATGCATAGATACAATTGCGTTAAGGCCTGCCTTGCAGGGCATGATCATATAGGGGGATATTCCATTGATTCTCATGGGATACACCATAGAGTTTTTGAAGCCGCTTTGGAATGTCCCCCTGGTACCAATGCATTTGGATACATTGATGTGTACGATGACAGGATATCACTAATCGGAACCGACAGAATGGAAAGTACAGACATGCATTTTAGCCCCCCAAGTTAA
- the LOC137821610 gene encoding manganese-dependent ADP-ribose/CDP-alcohol diphosphatase-like isoform X2, which yields MFSSNGLATTQPLFSFGLIADVQYADIPDGRSFLGVPRYYRHSILVLQRAVNEWNTHQKHMFVINLGDIVDGFCPKDQSLGTVQKVVDEFEMFRGGPVYHMIGNHCLYNLPRSKLLPLLKIQTLDGRAYYDFSPVPEYRFVVLDGYDISAIGWPQDHPKTLEAMKILREKNPNENKNSPDNLEGPERRFVMFNGGLGKEQMEWLDGVLLDATKLKQKVIVCCHLPLDPGAANMDTLLWNYDEVMNLMHRYNCVKACLAGHDHIGGYSIDSHGIHHRVFEAALECPPGTNAFGYIDVYDDRISLIGTDRMESTDMHFSPPS from the coding sequence ATGTTTTCTTCTAATGGACTAGCTACTACGCAACCGCTTTTTTCTTTTGGATTGATTGCGGATGTCCAATATGCTGATATTCCTGATGGTCGCTCATTCCTTGGTGTTCCACGGTATTATAGGCACAGTATTCTTGTGTTGCAGAGAGCAGTTAATGAATGGAATACTCATCAGAAGCATATGTTTGTGATTAATCTTGGAGATATTGTTGATGGGTTTTGTCCCAAAGATCAATCTCTTGGTACTGTACAGAAAGTTGTGGACGAATTTGAGATGTTCAGGGGGGGACCTGTGTATCATATGATTGGCAATCACTGCCTATACAATCTCCCTCGCAGCAAGTTACTTCCATTATTGAAGATCCAAACTCTTGATGGCCGTGCATACTATGATTTCTCACCAGTGCCTGAATATAGATTTGTAGTTCTGGATGGCTATGACATCAGTGCCATTggttggccacaagatcatccAAAAACTTTGGAGGCCATGAAAATCCTCAGGGAGAAGAATCCAAATGAAAATAAGAACAGTCCCGATAATTTGGAGGGGCCTGAAAGAAGGTTTGTTATGTTTAATGGAGGTCTTGGAAAGGAACAGATGGAGTGGTTAGATGGTGTTCTCCTGGATGCGACAAAATTGAAACAGAAGGTGATTGTCTGTTGCCATTTGCCTCTAGATCCTGGTGCGGCAAATATGGATACACTGTTGTGGAATTATGATGAAGTAATGAATTTGATGCATAGATACAATTGCGTTAAGGCCTGCCTTGCAGGGCATGATCATATAGGGGGATATTCCATTGATTCTCATGGGATACACCATAGAGTTTTTGAAGCCGCTTTGGAATGTCCCCCTGGTACCAATGCATTTGGATACATTGATGTGTACGATGACAGGATATCACTAATCGGAACCGACAGAATGGAAAGTACAGACATGCATTTTAGCCCCCCAAGTTAA